The following coding sequences lie in one Chelmon rostratus isolate fCheRos1 chromosome 2, fCheRos1.pri, whole genome shotgun sequence genomic window:
- the frs3 gene encoding fibroblast growth factor receptor substrate 2: MTGFSWPAEAMGSCWSCLYRDPIRDNHLTKFKVTNVDDEGNELGSGIMELTQTELILHTRKRDAIRWPYLCLRRYGYDSNLFSFESGRRCQTGQGIFAFKCSRAEEIFNLLQELMQCNSINVVEESMMMSRSGHTPEMDMSRTPQTPNTPAFPVQAFPNGYPGYPIRGDSSQPSLADDHGHSLMGLEDQTHTYVNTVSMEGDLSMRHCVHSLPEVRPSTFPETTRGAMPVGGQGNPQSNLRCCPLEEHNDPQVFLQPSSQEVKFMLGPTPAQRHLLERERERERERHGHNPHSLQPVEGATGSETEGDEPSMHLCNSHSYHHFHHHAHRHPGLEHPDSCQSGELTYENINGLRSGRKQRLSPSSVSQSVGSSSSSSTGDSHSHSLLHPHAHGPSSLPPQGYACERGMGGGHRRTALLNYENLPSLPPVWEYSALQRDDEQEEEDDEQDEDEYEEEEEDFDEYEFSEGPGTPNGYHQDGRGIHRDALQNYVNTEQVQPPRLRHACPPHPRPCQPDRGGRIFSFDFRRRSRSGVGGCEHGHMPPSRQLNYIQVDLEGEPPCQALSSGGAQNQPQHQRLPPKKCGPQAPRRSECYAVIDLKKTAAMSNLQKALPRDDGTSRKTRHNSTDLPL; this comes from the exons ATGACAGGTTTCAGCTGGCCTGCTGAAGCTATGGGGAGCTGTTGGAGCTGTCTGTACAGAGACCCCATCCGAGACAACCATCTCACCAAATTTAAG GTCACCAATGTGGACGATGAGGGCAACGAGCTGGGCTCTGGGATCATGGAGCTCACCCAGACCGAGCTCATTCTTCACACACGTAAGAGGGATGCCATCCGGTGGCCATATCTCTGCCTGCGACGCTACGGCTACGACTCCAACCTGTTTTCTTTTGAGAGCGGCCGTCGCTGTCAGACCGGGCAGG GAATCTTTGCATTCAAGTGTTCCCGGGCAGAAGAGATCTTCAATCTGCTTCAGGAGCTGATGCAATGTAACAGCATCAACGTGGTGGAGGAGTCTATGATGATGAGTCGCAGTGGTCACACACCAGAGATGGACATGTCTCGCACACCACAGACTCCCAACA CTCCAGCGTTCCCTGTCCAGGCTTTTCCCAATGGATACCCTGGTTATCCAATCAGAGGTGATTCCTCCCAACCCTCTCTCGCTGATGATCATGGACATAGCCTCATGGGTTTGGAAGACCAG ACCCACACCTATGTGAATACTGTTAGTATGGAGGGGGATCTCTCTATGCGTCACTGTGTGCACTCCCTGCCCGAGGTGCGGCCCAGCACTTTCCCTGAAACCACACGGGGAGCCATGCCTGTCGGGGGCCAAGGAAATCCACAGTCCAACCTGCGGTGCTGTCCCCTGGAGGAGCATAACGATCCTCAGGTGTTCTTACAGCCGTCCTCACAGGAGGTCAAATTCATGCTGGGGCCCACTCCAgcacagcgccacctgctggagagagagagggagagagagcgggagaggcATGGGCACAATCCCCATAGCCTTCAGCCAGTAGAGGGTGCAACAGGCTCAGAGACGGAAGGAGACGAGCCCTCCATGCACCTGTGCAACTCTCACTCCTATCACCATTTCCATCACCACGCGCACCGGCACCCGGGCCTCGAGCATCCGGACAGCTGCCAGAGCGGCGAACTCACCTACGAGAACATCAACGGTCTGAGGAGCGGCCGCAAGCAGCGGCTGAGTCCCAGCAGCGTGTCGCAGTCTGTGGGttcgagcagcagcagcagcaccgggGACAGTCACTCCCACTCCCTCCTGCATCCGCACGCCCACGGCCCGTCGTCTCTACCCCCACAGGGCTACGCCTGCGAGAGGGGCATGGGCGGGGGGCACCGTCGGACAGCTCTGCTTAACTACGAGAACCTGCCCTCTCTGCCGCCGGTGTGGGAGTACAGCGCTCTGCAGCGGGATGAcgaacaggaggaggaggatgatgagcaGGATGAGGACGAatatgaggaagaagaggaagacttTGATGAGTACGAGTTCTCAGAAGGCCCTGGGACACCCAACGGGTACCACCAGGATGGTCGGGGCATTCACAGAGATGCCCTGCAGAACTATGTCAACACAGAGCAGGTCCAGCCGCCCCGGCTCCGACACGCCTGCCCCCCGCACCCACGGCCATGTCAGCCAGACAGAGGGGGGCGAATATTTAGCTTTGATTTCCGCAGACGATCGAGGTCAGGGGTTGGAGGCTGTGAGCACGGCCACATGCCTCCATCGCGGCAGCTGAATTACATCCAGGTGGACCTAGAGGGAGAACCTCCCTGCCAAGCCCTCAGCAGCGGGGGTGCCCAGAACCAGCCACAGCACCAGCGCCTACCACCCAAAAAATGTGGCCCACAGGCACCCCGGCGCAGTGAATGCTACGCTGTCATTGACCTAAAGAAGACCGCTGCCATGTCCAACCTGCAGAAAGCTCTGCCCAGGGATGATGGGACTTCCAGAAAGACTCGCCACAACAGCACAGACCTGCCTCTGTAA